One genomic region from Suricata suricatta isolate VVHF042 unplaced genomic scaffold, meerkat_22Aug2017_6uvM2_HiC HiC_scaffold_9862, whole genome shotgun sequence encodes:
- the LOC115285366 gene encoding olfactory receptor 51G1-like — protein sequence MTISYNGSLQKATFFLTGFQGLEDLHGWISIPFCSIYLTVIVGNLTILHIIRTDVTLHEPMYYFLAMLALTDLGLCLSTLPTVLGIFWFDVREIAIPACFTQLFFIHTLSLIESSVLLSMSIDRYVAICNPLRYSTVLTPARIVKMGLSSMLRSALLILPLPFLLKRFQYCRSHVLAHAYCLHLEIMKLA from the coding sequence ATGACAATCTCTTATAATGGCAGCCTCCAAAAAGCCACTTTCTTTCTAACGGGCTTCCAAGGTCTGGAAGATCTCCATGGCTGGATCTCTATTCCCTTCTGTTCCATCTACTTGACAGTTATTGTAGGAAACCTTACCATCCTCCACATCATCCGTACTGATGTCACCCTACATGAACCCATGTACTATTTCTTGGCCATGCTGGCCCTGACAGACTTGGGCCTTTGCCTATCTACACTGCCCACTGTGTTGGGCATCTTCTGGTTTGATGTCAGAGAGATTGCCATCCCTGCCTGTTTCACTCAACTCTTCTTCATCCATACCCTGTCACTGATAGAGTCTTCAGTTCTGTTGTCCATGTCCAtcgaccgctatgtggccatttgCAACCCACTACGTTACTCCACAGTCTTGACACCTGCACGTATTGTCAAGATGGGACTGAGCTCAATGCTTAGAAGTGCCCTGCTCATTCTGCCCCTGCCATTCCTCCTAAAACGCTTCCAGTACTGCCGCTCCCATGTGCTGGCCCATGCCTATTGTCTGCACCTAGAGATCATGAAGCTGGCCT